A region from the Microcebus murinus isolate Inina chromosome 3, M.murinus_Inina_mat1.0, whole genome shotgun sequence genome encodes:
- the LOC105881553 gene encoding uncharacterized protein LOC105881553, protein MSLKHADLSLKAHTALSSHSTEDYLPEQYIKCLFPKVIPKRSESCGLENLQLTKDWESVGERKEQKGCDNESNKCSTTTHSKIFQCNECLKSFKVLLNLNRHKVRHNVEKLFQCEECGKASNQCSHITEHKTIPNTKEYYKLKACSKTSHRHLALCTHKGIHTGEKPYECAECDKNVNHISILLKHKRIHSGEKPYKCLDCGKDFSFSSSLKLHKRIHTGENPYKCEECDKAFKQSSHLTTHRRIHSGEKPYKCEECGKAFKQSSNLRRHNVIHTGEKPYKCAECGKAFKQSSHLRRHNVIHTGEKPYKCAECGKHFNHISSLMRHKRIHTREKPYKCEECGKNVNRISSLMKHKRIHTGEKPYKCEECGKAFNQSSYLKKHKRTHTGEKPYKCEECTKFFTWSSELKRHKIIHTGEKPFKCEECGKFFTSSSELKSHKIIHTGEKPYKCGECGKAFARSSNLIAHNIIQTGKKSYKCKECGEAFKWPLSLKRHKRIHTGEKPYKSAECGKNVNHISSLMKHKTIHSGEKPYKCLECGKGFSLFSTLKLHV, encoded by the exons ATGTCCCTGAAGCACGctgatctgtccctgaaggcacacacag ctttGTCTTCTCATTCTACTGAAGACTATTTGCCAGAGcagtatataaaatgtttattcccCAAAGTGATACCAAAAAGATCTGAAAGCTGTGGCCTTGAGAATCTACAATTAACAAAAGACTGGGAAAGTGTGGGGGAGCGTAAGGAGCAGAAAGGATGCGATAATGAAAGTAACAAATGTTCAACGACTACACATAGCAAAATCTTCCAGTGTAATGAATGTTTGAAATCTTTTAAGGTATTGTTAAATCTAAATAGACATAAGGTGAGACATAATGTAGAGAAACTTTttcaatgtgaagaatgtgggaaagcctctAACCAATGCTCACATATTACTGAACATAAAACAATTCCtaatacaaaggaatattacaaATTGAAAGCATGTAGCAAAACCTCTCACAGGCACTTGGCTCTTTGTACACATAAaggaattcatacaggagagaaaccctacgaATGTGCAGAATGTGACAAAAACGTCAATCATATCTCAATCCTTTtgaaacataagagaattcatagtggagagaaaccatacaaatgtttagattgtGGCAAAGATTTTAGCTTTTCCTCATCCCTTAAGTtgcataagagaattcatactggagagaatccctacaaatgtgaagaatgtgacaaagcctttaagCAGTCCTCACATCTTACTACACATAGGAGAAttcattctggagagaaaccctacaaatgtgaagaatgtggcaaagcctttaagcagTCCTCAAATCTTAGAAGACATAATGTAATACAtacaggagagaagccctacaaatgtgcagaatgtggcaaagcctttaagcagTCCTCACATCTTAGAAGACATAATGTAATACAtacaggagagaagccctacaaatgtgcAGAATGTGGCAAACACTTTAATCATATCTCAAGCCTTATgagacataagagaattcataccagagagaaaccctacaaatgtgaagaatgtggcaaaaatgTTAATCGTATCTCTAGCCTTAtgaaacataagagaattcatactggagagaaaccctacaaatgtgaagaatgtggcaaagcatttaaccAGTCCTCATACCTTAAAAAACATAAGAGaactcatacaggagagaaaccatacaaatgtgaggaatgtacCAAATTCTTTACCTGGTCCTCAGAACTTAAAAGGCATAAGataattcatacaggagagaaaccattcaaatgtgaagaatgtggcaaattcTTTACCTCTTCCTCAGAACTTAAAAGTCATaagataattcatactggagagaaaccatacaaatgtggggaatgtggcaaagcttttgcCAGATCCTCAAACCTCATTGCACATAATATAATTCAGACTGgaaagaaatcctacaaatgtaaagaatgtggtgAAGCCTTTAAGTGGCCCTTAAGTCTTAAAAGACATAAgagaatccatacaggagagaaaccctacaaatctGCAGAATGTGGCAAAAACGTTAATCATATCTCAAGCCTTATGAAACATAAGacaattcatagtggagagaaaccatacaaatgtttAGAATGTGGCAAAGGATTTAGCTTGTTCTCAACCCTTAAGTTGCATGTgtga